Proteins from one methanogenic archaeon mixed culture ISO4-G1 genomic window:
- a CDS encoding Fic family protein, producing the protein MTIEPYFHVKDDIYCYPDSNVLRNLLGITDYDELVSAEGRLTLIAMIQLDADPVKGGFDTNHLRAIHHRIFKDIYDWAGEFRTVEISKGVPFCYCANIQSQLDSIFSQLHKENLLKDITDRGQYVSRLAYYFGELNAVHPFREGNGRTQRKFIQQLVVESGHSISFDGLDPQRMIDAASDSMVCDYRKMESLISDLLTF; encoded by the coding sequence ATGACTATTGAGCCGTATTTCCATGTGAAGGATGACATCTATTGTTATCCTGATTCTAACGTGCTTCGCAATTTGCTGGGCATCACAGATTATGATGAGCTTGTTTCAGCAGAGGGCCGGCTGACTTTGATTGCCATGATTCAGCTGGATGCCGATCCTGTCAAAGGAGGCTTCGATACGAATCACCTCAGAGCCATTCACCACCGTATCTTCAAGGACATCTATGATTGGGCAGGCGAGTTCAGAACGGTGGAGATATCCAAAGGAGTCCCGTTCTGCTATTGTGCTAACATCCAATCCCAGTTGGACTCCATATTCTCCCAACTGCATAAGGAGAATCTTCTCAAAGATATCACCGACAGGGGCCAATACGTCTCCAGACTCGCCTACTATTTCGGTGAACTCAACGCTGTCCACCCCTTCAGGGAAGGGAATGGGCGCACCCAGCGCAAGTTCATTCAGCAGCTGGTTGTCGAGTCTGGACATTCAATCTCCTTCGATGGACTGGATCCTCAAAGGATGATCGACGCCGCATCGGATTCCATGGTATGCGACTACAGAAAGATGGAATCCCTAATTTCCGATCTGCTAACTTTCTGA
- a CDS encoding chaperone protein DnaJ: MPRDYYEVLGVEKTATPEEIKKAYRNLAKKYHPDVSTEPKEVAEAKFKEISEAYEVLSDEEKRKLYDQYGFEGVNQQFGEGGFTWDNFTHADDISDIFGDIFGSMFGGGMRSSRSRNAAQQGDSLRYDIEITLKDVLEGKKVKLDVPHSVVCEACNGTGGKDGKVTTCSRCGGTGQVQSVRRTPFGNMVSVSDCPECHGKGKASAEKCPRCRGNGRITTDSHIDLNVPKGIEEGMRIRVPGAGNAGYNGGAPGDLFVVTHVKEDKNFERDGSNLWTEIVTTYPRLVLGGEETVTAIDGDKVSITIPAGTSVGTVLRVPGKGLPRMNSSSRGDMMVRVFVNIPKKVSDEERELLMKLDSTAGKNVKKGRKKLF, from the coding sequence ATGCCGAGAGACTACTACGAGGTCCTGGGAGTCGAGAAGACCGCGACCCCAGAGGAGATCAAGAAGGCGTACCGCAACCTTGCGAAGAAGTATCACCCGGACGTCTCCACCGAGCCCAAGGAAGTGGCGGAAGCCAAGTTCAAGGAGATCTCGGAGGCCTACGAGGTCCTCTCGGACGAGGAGAAGAGGAAACTGTACGACCAGTACGGTTTCGAAGGGGTCAACCAGCAGTTCGGAGAAGGCGGGTTCACCTGGGATAACTTCACACATGCCGACGACATCAGCGACATCTTCGGGGACATCTTCGGAAGCATGTTCGGCGGAGGCATGAGGTCGTCCAGGTCCCGCAACGCCGCGCAGCAGGGGGATTCCCTCAGATATGACATCGAGATCACGCTGAAGGACGTGCTGGAGGGCAAGAAGGTCAAGCTGGATGTCCCCCACTCCGTCGTGTGCGAGGCATGCAACGGTACCGGTGGGAAGGACGGCAAGGTCACCACATGCTCCAGGTGCGGAGGGACCGGACAGGTCCAGTCCGTCAGGAGGACCCCCTTCGGGAACATGGTGTCCGTATCCGACTGTCCGGAATGCCACGGGAAGGGTAAGGCCTCCGCGGAGAAGTGCCCCCGCTGCCGCGGTAACGGCAGGATAACCACCGATTCGCACATCGACCTGAACGTCCCCAAGGGGATCGAGGAGGGCATGAGGATCAGGGTGCCCGGCGCAGGCAACGCGGGTTACAACGGCGGGGCCCCAGGGGACCTGTTCGTCGTCACCCACGTGAAGGAGGACAAGAACTTCGAGCGCGACGGTTCCAACCTGTGGACGGAGATCGTCACCACATACCCCAGACTGGTGCTAGGAGGCGAGGAGACCGTGACCGCCATCGATGGTGACAAGGTCTCGATAACCATACCTGCTGGCACATCCGTGGGGACCGTCCTCAGGGTGCCCGGCAAGGGGCTTCCGAGGATGAACTCGTCATCGAGAGGGGACATGATGGTCCGCGTGTTCGTCAACATCCCCAAGAAGGTCTCCGACGAGGAGAGGGAGCTCCTGATGAAGCTCGACTCGACTGCCGGAAAGAACGTCAAGAAAGGTCGCAAGAAACTGTTCTGA
- a CDS encoding glutamate-5-semialdehyde dehydrogenase ProA, with translation MTIIEQIKAAKAATVELGTLNRMQKDRALIAMANALDDNRGAIIDANRMDLKNAEESNLPQAMYKRLVVDNAKIDEMVRGVMSVVALPDPVGEVMDVTELDDDLTLYQIRCPIGMLGVVFESRPDVVPQVMSLCLKSGNCVAFKGGSEAANTIGALFRILSEAAESAGTPKGAFVLLESREDVSAILALDEYIDLLIPRGSNSFVRYIQDNTRIPVLGHSSGICTIYVDKEFDETKALEVIVDSKIQYPAACNAVENIIFDRGTNPAFVSKAIAALRSKNVEVRGDKRIRAIVPDAIPAKESKWDGTLKVDGVVVDPDTHHTAAIRRAVADVVPEGQSDWDEEYNDLIVSVGMVDDLDDAIAFINRHGSHHTDAIITTNKANAAKFAAKVDSADVFVNASTRFADGFRFGKGAEVGISTNRIHARGPVGMEGLMIYKYVLIGDGQVVKDYVGKSARPFKHTHPDKEYPLR, from the coding sequence ATGACCATCATCGAGCAGATCAAGGCGGCCAAAGCGGCAACGGTGGAACTCGGTACCCTCAACAGGATGCAGAAGGACAGGGCACTGATCGCTATGGCGAACGCGCTGGACGATAACCGCGGAGCCATAATCGACGCTAACAGAATGGACCTCAAGAATGCGGAGGAGAGCAATCTGCCGCAGGCCATGTACAAGCGCCTGGTCGTTGACAATGCCAAGATCGATGAGATGGTCAGAGGTGTGATGAGCGTCGTGGCACTGCCCGATCCGGTCGGAGAGGTGATGGACGTCACCGAGCTGGACGACGATCTCACATTGTATCAGATCAGATGCCCGATAGGCATGCTGGGCGTGGTGTTCGAATCCCGTCCCGATGTGGTCCCCCAGGTCATGTCGCTCTGCCTCAAGTCGGGGAACTGTGTGGCATTCAAGGGCGGCAGCGAGGCCGCCAATACCATAGGCGCACTGTTCAGGATACTGAGCGAGGCCGCCGAGTCCGCAGGCACCCCTAAGGGGGCCTTCGTGCTGCTGGAGTCCAGGGAGGACGTCAGTGCGATACTCGCTCTCGACGAGTACATAGACCTGCTGATCCCGAGGGGATCCAACAGTTTCGTCAGGTACATCCAGGACAACACCAGGATCCCGGTGCTGGGCCATTCGTCAGGAATCTGCACGATATACGTCGACAAGGAGTTCGACGAGACCAAGGCACTGGAGGTCATCGTGGATTCCAAGATCCAGTATCCCGCCGCATGCAACGCGGTCGAGAACATCATATTCGACAGGGGGACGAACCCCGCATTCGTATCCAAAGCGATAGCCGCACTGAGGTCCAAGAACGTGGAGGTCCGCGGGGACAAGAGAATCAGGGCCATCGTGCCGGACGCGATCCCGGCGAAGGAGTCCAAATGGGACGGTACCCTCAAGGTCGACGGCGTCGTCGTCGACCCCGACACCCATCACACGGCCGCCATCAGACGGGCGGTGGCGGATGTGGTCCCCGAGGGGCAGTCTGATTGGGATGAGGAGTACAACGACCTCATCGTGTCAGTGGGCATGGTGGATGATCTGGATGATGCCATCGCGTTCATCAACAGGCACGGTTCCCACCACACTGATGCGATAATCACCACCAACAAGGCCAACGCCGCCAAGTTCGCCGCAAAGGTCGATTCGGCGGACGTGTTCGTCAACGCATCGACCCGTTTCGCGGACGGATTCAGATTCGGGAAGGGCGCGGAGGTCGGAATCAGCACCAACAGGATCCATGCAAGAGGCCCCGTCGGAATGGAGGGGCTGATGATCTACAAGTACGTCCTCATCGGCGACGGACAGGTAGTCAAGGACTACGTGGGCAAGAGTGCCAGACCGTTCAAGCATACACATCCGGATAAGGAGTATCCCCTGAGGTGA
- a CDS encoding phenazine biosynthesis-like protein: MRRVGEMRQYTVDAFTSKPFSGNPAAVCVLDRWVADTFMLNLAMENNLSETAFIVKEKGGYHLRWFTPGKEVDLCGHATLASSFVLLNFYEQDKDSIEFDTRSGKLTVVRRDDLYMMDFPVCEQHEVQVTDEMVKAFGARPVKALLGTDLICVFESEKQIREMRPDQDVLARLPGRGQSATAQGTDVDCVSRSFFPKLLVPEDPVCGSAHCQIADYWSKELGKTAIHAYQASKRGGHLFCELLDNGRISISGEAVLVSVSDVMVNSAN; the protein is encoded by the coding sequence ATGCGAAGGGTCGGTGAGATGAGACAGTATACCGTCGATGCTTTTACGAGCAAGCCTTTTTCTGGGAATCCTGCGGCAGTATGTGTGTTGGACAGATGGGTGGCGGATACCTTCATGCTAAATCTTGCGATGGAGAACAATCTCAGCGAGACAGCATTCATCGTCAAAGAGAAAGGGGGCTATCATCTGAGATGGTTCACGCCCGGAAAAGAGGTCGATCTGTGCGGCCATGCTACCCTGGCTTCGTCCTTCGTACTGCTCAACTTCTATGAGCAGGATAAGGATTCGATAGAGTTCGACACGCGCAGCGGAAAGCTGACCGTCGTAAGGAGGGATGATCTGTATATGATGGATTTCCCTGTGTGCGAGCAGCATGAGGTCCAGGTGACGGACGAAATGGTAAAAGCATTTGGCGCCAGACCTGTGAAGGCATTGCTCGGGACGGACCTCATCTGTGTCTTTGAATCGGAGAAACAGATCCGTGAGATGCGTCCAGACCAGGATGTATTGGCAAGGCTCCCCGGCCGCGGACAGAGCGCCACCGCGCAAGGAACGGATGTGGACTGCGTATCCAGGAGCTTCTTCCCGAAACTCCTGGTCCCAGAGGATCCGGTATGCGGCTCCGCCCATTGCCAGATTGCGGACTACTGGTCAAAAGAGCTCGGGAAGACGGCCATCCATGCATACCAGGCCTCCAAGAGGGGCGGGCATCTGTTCTGCGAATTGCTTGATAACGGAAGGATCAGCATAAGCGGAGAGGCGGTCCTGGTATCCGTCTCCGATGTTATGGTGAATTCCGCAAACTGA